A genome region from Manis javanica isolate MJ-LG chromosome 3, MJ_LKY, whole genome shotgun sequence includes the following:
- the KCNJ15 gene encoding ATP-sensitive inward rectifier potassium channel 15, with protein sequence MDAAHTGMSSAPLVRHTAAAGLKASRPRVMSKSGHSNVRIDKVDGIYLLYLQDLWTTVIDMKWRYKLTLFAATFVMTWFLFGVVYYAIAFIHGDLELSERISNHTPCIMKVDSLTGAFLFSLESQTTIGYGVRSITEECPHAIFLLVAQLVITTLIEIFITGTFLAKIARPKKRAETIKFSHCAVITKQNGKLCLVIQVANMRKSLLIQCQLSGKLLQTHITKEGERILLNQATVKFHVDSSSESPFLILPMTFYHVLDETSPLRDLTPQTLKEKEFELVVLLNATVESTSAVCQSRTSYIPEEIYWGFEFVPVVSLSKHGKYVADFSQFEQIRKSPDCTFYCADSEKQKLEEKYRQEDQRERELRSLLLQQSNV encoded by the coding sequence ATGGACGCCGCTCACACGGGCATGTCCAGTGCACCCCTGGTCAGGCATACTGCTGCAGCTGGGCTCAAGGCCAGCAGACCCCGAGTCATGTCCAAGAGTGGGCACAGCAATGTGAGAATTGACAAAGTAGATGGTATATACTTACTCTACCTGCAAGACTTGTGGACGACCGTCATCGACATGAAGTGGAGATACAAGCTCACCCTATTTGCCGCCACATTTGTGATGACCTGGTTCCTTTTTGGAGTGGTCTACTATGCCATTGCATTTATCCATGGGGACTTAGAACTGAGTGAACGCATTTCAAATCACACCCCCTGCATCATGAAAGTGGACTCTCTCACGGGGGCCTTTCTCTTTTCCCTGGAATCCCAGACAACCATTGGCTACGGAGTCCGTTCCATCACGGAGGAATGCCCTCATGCCATTTTCCTGTTGGTTGCTCAGCTGGTCATCACAACCTTGATTGAGATCTTCATCACAGGCACCTTCCTGGCCAAAATCGCAAGACCTAAAAAGCGGGCAGAGACCATCAAGTTCAGCCACTGTGCTGTCATCACCAAGCAGAATGGGAAGCTGTGCTTGGTGATCCAGGTGGCCAACATGAGGAAGAGCCTCCTGATTCAGTGCCAGCTCTCCGGCAAGCTCCTCCAGACCCACATCACCAAGGAGGGGGAGCGCATCCTCCTCAACCAAGCCACCGTCAAATTCCACGTGGACTCCTCTTCAGAGAGCCCCTTCCTCATTTTGCCTATGACCTTCTACCACGTGCTGGATGAGACAAGCCCCCTGAGAGATCTCACACCCCAAACCCTGAAGGAGAAGGAGTTTGAACTCGTGGTCCTCCTCAATGCCACCGTGGAATCGACCAGCGCCGTCTGCCAGAGCCGCACATCTTATATTCCAGAGGAGATCTACTGGGGCTTTGAGTTTGTGCCTGTGGTTTCACTCTCAAAACACGGAAAGTATGTGGCTGATTTCAGTCAGTTTGAACAGATCCGGAAGAGCCCAGATTGCACCTTTTACTGTGCAGATTCTGAGAAACAGAAACTTGAGGAGAAGTACAGGCAGGAGGATCAGAGGGAAAGAGAACTGAGAAGTCTTTTGTTGCAACAGAGCAACGTCTGA